Proteins from a genomic interval of Nostoc sp. TCL240-02:
- a CDS encoding DUF4159 domain-containing protein yields the protein MSHPFPPPPIKSLERLQAADGLLINAERWRTAHDYHRNRQNAQYQSLNQPGIVCGLGVRDVAAPSQVEARYRDGRWVQIQPGIAIDLAGNLIVVPTSYDFPIDIEVVSSEPLMIYLVVSYVDPDELRRGQQRDIVQETYRIDQRNSIPASSEIEICRILLQPGHTDITQPADAFFPGYNNIDLRYRRQAQMRPQALVCMAQATHSDPECARNFFSLSYLLQAVEPLYPSLRGADEPGQVALGENIQDYDLLYLTGGQAISLNSLEFESLKNYLNLGGVLLVDAPINANALIESTQALAQQLESPLRPLEELQRSHPLRTKPFLFAALPMVNQQQIKILIGGGIILVIGDLATAWGLDRDLSLPRLTIRTAQELGINILHYAWKRRQLIGLQQEDNSGQW from the coding sequence ATGTCCCATCCTTTTCCACCCCCACCAATCAAATCTCTTGAACGTCTACAAGCCGCAGACGGATTACTAATCAATGCAGAGCGATGGCGCACAGCCCATGATTATCATCGAAATCGGCAAAATGCTCAATATCAAAGTTTAAACCAACCAGGAATTGTTTGTGGTTTAGGCGTTCGAGATGTGGCAGCCCCAAGTCAAGTAGAAGCTAGATATCGAGATGGGCGTTGGGTACAAATTCAACCTGGTATTGCAATTGATTTAGCAGGTAATTTAATTGTTGTACCAACTTCTTATGATTTTCCCATTGATATAGAAGTAGTAAGTTCTGAACCACTCATGATCTACTTAGTAGTTAGCTATGTAGATCCTGATGAATTACGGCGTGGACAGCAAAGAGACATTGTTCAAGAAACCTATCGAATTGACCAAAGAAACTCAATACCAGCCAGTTCAGAAATAGAAATATGTCGAATACTTCTGCAACCAGGACATACTGATATTACCCAACCTGCGGATGCTTTCTTTCCTGGATATAACAATATTGATTTGCGTTATCGCCGTCAAGCACAAATGCGTCCTCAAGCACTTGTCTGTATGGCACAGGCGACTCATAGCGATCCTGAATGTGCGCGTAATTTTTTCAGCCTTTCATATTTGTTACAAGCAGTAGAACCTTTATATCCTAGTTTGCGAGGGGCTGATGAACCAGGACAGGTTGCTTTAGGAGAAAATATTCAAGATTATGACCTACTTTATTTAACAGGTGGACAGGCAATTTCTTTAAATAGTCTTGAATTCGAATCCCTCAAAAATTACTTAAATTTAGGTGGCGTGCTTCTCGTTGATGCACCAATCAATGCTAATGCTTTAATTGAGAGTACTCAAGCATTAGCACAACAGTTAGAAAGTCCTTTAAGACCTTTAGAAGAATTGCAACGGAGTCATCCTTTAAGGACAAAACCTTTCTTATTTGCTGCCTTGCCAATGGTTAATCAACAGCAAATTAAAATATTAATCGGTGGCGGAATTATTCTAGTAATTGGTGATTTAGCGACTGCTTGGGGACTGGATAGAGATTTGAGTTTACCCAGATTGACTATTCGTACAGCCCAGGAACTTGGAATTAATATTCTTCACTATGCTTGGAAGCGGCGACAATTGATAGGTTTGCAACAAGAAGATAATTCAGGGCAGTGGTAG
- a CDS encoding CopG family transcriptional regulator translates to MLKVTITLEEDILQFVDQYAQGNRSAYINTLLAEHRRRILAAEMIAALKQDAEDPEYQTEIAAWDSVVGDGINARE, encoded by the coding sequence ATGCTCAAAGTTACAATTACCTTAGAAGAAGATATTCTGCAATTTGTAGATCAGTATGCACAGGGAAATCGTAGTGCATACATCAATACACTGCTAGCAGAACACCGCCGCCGAATTTTAGCAGCAGAAATGATTGCAGCCCTCAAGCAGGATGCTGAAGATCCAGAATATCAAACTGAAATTGCTGCTTGGGATAGTGTTGTTGGGGATGGCATAAATGCCAGGGAGTAG
- a CDS encoding type II toxin-antitoxin system PemK/MazF family toxin yields the protein MPGSSLTYQRGEIRWVNLDPTVGAEAKKIRACLIVQNDIMNQYGLLTIVMPFRPGSKQAPYVVNVKATPNNGLDQDSFIDIGQIRAVDHSRILGLVGVLESEYWELIHTALNVVLGFVV from the coding sequence ATGCCAGGGAGTAGTTTAACTTATCAGCGAGGAGAAATACGTTGGGTTAATCTTGATCCAACAGTGGGGGCTGAAGCGAAAAAAATCCGCGCTTGCTTGATTGTGCAAAATGACATCATGAATCAGTATGGATTGCTGACAATTGTGATGCCATTTCGACCCGGAAGTAAACAAGCGCCCTACGTTGTAAATGTGAAAGCAACACCAAATAATGGACTAGACCAAGACAGTTTTATAGATATTGGCCAAATTCGTGCTGTTGATCATAGTCGTATTTTGGGTTTGGTAGGTGTGCTGGAGTCAGAGTACTGGGAACTTATTCATACAGCTTTAAATGTAGTTCTGGGATTTGTAGTTTAG